The Desulfoscipio gibsoniae DSM 7213 genome contains a region encoding:
- a CDS encoding phage major capsid protein, with product MNKFKYMTESEIEEYRSQLEAELLTSSPERLKEIDKELTDIAAALAKDEYRRTVGAGPRQQRTAGPIGQMQILGTYGIGTGITNNTNTRGNEPVNGNVYGSSEYRQAFMGFVLTGARSEILEYRANATTLTSDIGTVIPTTIVQKVYEKMSAYSMIWDRITKTNVKGGVSVPTSSLKPTATWVAEGSVSDKQKKPTGSITFNYYKLQCRVAISLEASTVSLEMFESTVVENIYEAMIIAVEQSVVTGTGVGQPLGIVNDNTIPAGQIIDVTAAEISTYGKWAAIIGTIPLAYEAKVNLTLTKKDWDKYIAGMVDANGQPIARINLGLAERPERRVLGYNVVLVDDYLPSFDAANVGDIFGYFVDYKDYIFNSNLQMLYKKYFDEDTDEFVHKSTQLGDGKLAAPHSVILLRKAV from the coding sequence ATGAATAAATTCAAATATATGACCGAAAGTGAAATTGAAGAATATCGTTCCCAGTTGGAAGCCGAACTTTTAACCAGTTCCCCGGAGCGTTTAAAGGAAATTGACAAAGAACTGACGGACATCGCGGCAGCCCTGGCCAAAGACGAATATCGGCGCACCGTGGGCGCTGGCCCGAGGCAACAGCGCACTGCCGGCCCTATTGGTCAAATGCAAATCCTGGGCACCTACGGCATTGGTACCGGTATTACGAACAATACCAACACCAGGGGCAATGAACCCGTAAACGGCAATGTTTACGGCTCCTCGGAATACCGGCAGGCTTTCATGGGCTTCGTGTTAACCGGCGCCCGGTCAGAGATTTTGGAATACCGGGCCAACGCTACCACTCTAACCAGCGACATTGGAACCGTGATCCCAACAACGATCGTACAGAAAGTCTACGAGAAAATGTCCGCTTACTCCATGATCTGGGACCGCATTACCAAAACAAACGTCAAGGGTGGCGTGTCTGTCCCGACATCCAGCTTAAAACCAACCGCAACATGGGTTGCTGAGGGTAGCGTTTCAGATAAACAGAAAAAGCCTACCGGCAGTATCACTTTTAACTACTACAAGCTGCAATGCCGTGTAGCTATCTCCCTGGAAGCTTCCACGGTAAGCCTGGAGATGTTTGAATCAACTGTTGTAGAGAACATTTACGAGGCAATGATTATTGCAGTTGAACAATCGGTTGTAACCGGCACAGGCGTGGGCCAGCCCCTGGGTATCGTAAACGACAACACTATTCCTGCTGGCCAGATTATAGATGTAACTGCCGCTGAAATAAGCACCTATGGCAAATGGGCTGCCATTATCGGGACTATACCACTGGCTTACGAGGCAAAAGTCAATTTAACTCTTACAAAAAAAGATTGGGACAAGTATATTGCCGGTATGGTTGATGCCAACGGGCAACCCATAGCCCGGATTAACCTGGGCCTGGCTGAAAGACCGGAGCGGCGCGTCCTGGGTTACAATGTGGTGCTTGTGGACGATTACCTACCCAGCTTTGACGCGGCGAATGTCGGCGACATTTTTGGGTATTTTGTGGATTATAAAGATTACATCTTCAACAGTAATCTGCAGATGCTCTACAAGAAATATTTCGACGAGGACACCGACGAATTTGTGCATAAGTCGACCCAACTGGGTGACGGCAAACTTGCAGCTCCGCACAGCGTAATTCTACTCAGAAAAGCCGTCTAA